In Centroberyx gerrardi isolate f3 chromosome 20, fCenGer3.hap1.cur.20231027, whole genome shotgun sequence, a genomic segment contains:
- the rnf40 gene encoding E3 ubiquitin-protein ligase BRE1B encodes MMSGAGGGKRPSGGDSPPGPPEKKSKKEEKTTTTLIEPIRIGGVSSTEEMDMKVIQFKNKKLCERLEQRQAMEDELREKIEKLEKRQATDDTTLLIVNRYWSQLDENVHILRQRIEPDAPATAAPDPPSVPLPDPAPMEEDGVIPPPPAPALPPPPLPEAQNEEEQAEQQEEQQEKQQPPPPDGLEESLTPKEPPQGSTTDSSPPPPPLSENAKAFLATLDHSSEEELTLQLQDRMQFSKEAIACLVCVFDRLHSRIDELCNHVQAAVYEDDSQSDIITLNRTLLEENGRLQDLASFLQGRHHKMSMEYNELVDKVTSSETKVSEMETTVEDLQWDIEKLRKREQKLNKHLAEALEQLNSGYNSTGSSGGLPGGQITLNIQKFESLNAELEQNQELANSRMADLEKLQLELQEAVRESEKLKMDLRNIPEEVVKETPEYKCLQSQFSLLYNESLGVKTQLDEARALLLTAKNAHLRQIEHMESDELSLQKKLRTEVIQLEDTLAQVRKEYEMLRIEFEQNLAANEQAGPINREMRHLISSLQNHNLQLKGDVQRYKRKLRETQMEINKLRCQSGDTGVLILEETTSDGMDVKKEEDEDQEEEEERRKELERQRAREREREAERERERERERERQRSEELKRKDSDTLKMLRGELKKAQESQKEMKLLLDMYKSAPKEQRDKVQLMAAERKSKAEVDELRVRVRELEERERKESKKLADEDALRKIRVAEETIDHLQKKLAATKQEEEALLSEMDVTGQAFEDMQEQNSRLLQQLREKDDANFKLMSERIKSNQIYKLLKEEKEELADQVLTFKTQVDAQLLVVQKLEEKEGILQSSLAALEKELGVRTQALELNKRKAVEAAQLAEDLKVQLEHTQAKLKEIQVSVAENRTARERESGNLKRAQEDLSRLRRKLEKQKKVEVYTDADEILQEEINQYKAKLRCPCCNTRDKETVLTKCFHVFCYECLKTRYDTRQRKCPKCNCAFGANDFHRIYIT; translated from the exons ATGATGTCGGGTGCTGGGGGAGGGAAGCGGCCCTCAGGAGGGGACAGTCCCCCTGGCCCACCTGAGAAGAAGagcaaaaaagaagagaagaccACCACCACTCTCATTGAGCCCATACGCATAGGGGGAGTCTCTTCAACG GAGGAAATGGACATGAAGGTGATCCAGTTCAAGAACAAGAAGCTGTGTGAGCGCTTGGAGCAGAGGCAGGCTATGGAGGATGAGCTGCGAGAGAAAATTGAGAAGCTGGAGAAAAGACAAGCCACTGACGACACCACCCTGCTGATTGTCAACCGCTACTGGTCGCAG TTGGATGAGAATGTTCACATTCTGCGCCAACGCATCgagcccgacgctccagcgacGGCCGCCCCTgaccctccctctgtccctctccctgaccCTGCCCCGATGGAGGAAGACGGGGTGATTCCACCCCCGCCAGCCCCTGCCTtgcctccacctccactcccAGAGGCACAGAatgaggaggagcaggcagagcagcaggaggagcagcaggagaagcagcagcccCCTCCTCCTGATGGGTTGGAAGAGTCGTTGACACCCAAAGAGCCGCCACAGGGATCAACAACGG ATTCATCGCCGCCACCTCCTCCCCTGAGTGAGAATGCCAAGGCCTTCCTGGCCACGCTGGACCACAGCAGTGAGGAGGagctcactctgcagctgcaggaCCGCATGCAGTTCAGCAAAGAAGCCATTGCCTGCCTGGTCTGTGTGTTCGACAGGCTGCACAGCCGCATCGATGAGCTCTGCAACCACGTCCAGGCTGCAG TGTATGAGGACGATAGCCAGTCTGACATCATCACTCTGAACCGCACTCTGCTGGAGGAGAACGGTCGACTGCAAGACCTGGCCTCCTTCCTGCAGGGCAGACACCACAAGATGTCCATGGAG TACAATGAGTTAGTGGACAAGGTGACCAGCTCTGAGACCAAGGTGTCTGAGATGGAGACGACCGTGGAGGACCTGCAGTGGGACATTGAGAAACTCCGCAAGAGGGAACAAAAGCTCAACAAACATCTAGCTGAAGCCCTGGAGCAG CTAAACTCTGGGTACAACAGCACTGGCAGCTCAGGTGGGCTACCTGGAGGCCAGATCACGCTGAACATTCAGAAG TTTGAGAGTCTGAATGCAGAGTTGGAACAAAACCAGGAGTTGGCAAACAGCCGCATGGCAGACCTGGAGAAACTGCAGCTGGAGCTCCAGGAGGCTGTGAGGGAGAGCGAGAAGCTCAAG ATGGACCTGCGGAATATTCCAGAGGAGGTTGTGAAGGAAACCCCAGAGTACAAGTGCCTCCAGTCCCAGTTTTCCCTGCTGTACAATGAGTCTCTAGGGGTGAAGACCCAGCTGGATGAGGCACGGGCCCTCCTGCTCACTGCCAAGAACGCCCATCTCCGACAGATTGAACACATGGAG AGTGACGAGCtgtcccttcagaagaagctgCGGACTGAGGTCATCCAGCTGGAGGACACACTGGCCCAGGTGCGCAAAGAGTACGAGATGCTGCGGATCGAGTTTGAGCAGAACCTGGCAGCCAACGAGCAAGCAG GACCAATCAACAGAGAGATGCGACACTTAATCAGCAGTCTGCAGAACCACAACCTCCAGCTGAAAGGTGATGTGCAGCGCTACAAGAGGAAGCTGAGAGAAACACAGATGGAGATCAACAAG TTGCGGTGCCAGAGTGGTGACACCGGGGTTCTCATCCTGGAAGAGACGACGAGCGACGGCATGGAtgtgaagaaagaggaggatgaggaccaggaggaggaggaggagaggaggaaggagctggagaggcagcgggcccgggagagagagcgggaggctgagagagaacgagagagggagcgagagagagagaggcagcgcaGCGAGGAGCTGAAGAGAAAAGACTCTGACACACTGAAGATGCTCAGAGGGGAACTCAA GAAAGCCCAAGAGTCCCAGAAAGAGATGAAGCTATTGTTGGACATGTATAAGTCTGCCCCAAAGGAGCAGAGGGACAAAGTCCAGCTCATGGCAGCTGAACGCAAATCCAAAGCCGAG GTGGACGAGCTGAGGGTGCGAGTGCGAGAGcttgaggagagggagaggaaggagagcaaGAAGCTGGCTGACGAAGACGCCCTCAGGAAGATCAGAGTGGCAGAGGAGACAATTGATCATCTACAGAAGAAACTTGCTGCTACTAAACAG GAGGAGGAAGCCCTGCTGAGTGAGATGGACGTGACCGGCCAGGCCTTCGAGGACATGCAGGAGCAGAACAGccggctgctgcagcagctcagggAGAAGGACGATGCCAACTTCAAGCTGATGAGCGAGCGGATCAAATCCAACCAGATCTACAAGctgctgaaggaggagaaggaggagctggctgaccaGGTTCTCACCTTCAAAACCCAG GTTGATGCACAGCTGCTGGTTGTACAGAAgttggaggaaaaagagggcATCCTGCAGAGTTCACTAGCCGCTCTGGAGAAAGAGCTGGGTGTCCGGACACAAGCACTAGAACTCAACAAGAGGAAG GCGGTGGAGGCTGCCCAGCTGGCGGAGGACCTGAAGGTGCAGCTGGAGCACACCCAGGCCAAGCTTAAGGAGATCCAGGTCTCCGTGGCTGAAAACCGCACCGcccgggagagggagagcggcaACCTTAAACGAGCACAG gAGGATTTGTCCAGACTGAGACGGAAGctggagaaacagaagaaggTCGAGGTTTACACCGATGCCGATGAGATCCTGCAAGAGGAGATCAACCAGTACAAG GCCAAGCTGCGCTGCCCCTGCTGCAACACACGAGACAAGGAGACGGTGCTCACCAAGTGTTTCCACGTCTTCTGCTACGAATGTCTGAAGACGCGGTATGACACCCGGCAGAGGAAGTGCCCCAAGTGCAACTGTGCCTTCGGAGCCAACGACTTCCACCGCATCTACATCACCTAA
- the cfap119 gene encoding cilia- and flagella-associated protein 119: MDAKIKVPLPHSLKPKVMLWTDVSYSDMEEIDKIQSIPELESALCSVFRVDTPEPRRGVQLELYVQTVLFCRESSFNREQTSALLSIIKCVHQANTETSLNNMEQCFEYCSELLLCHSVRRPPFSINLFSSEEVTHILKYIHNTYIRHYNLYKYIFTPQVQLDLSLSYSGMPEEDDPTIEDSAVPDVEKVMENESEAAQEKDQFPETQETLTTEPEGATLGSKSELKAMIQQEFREEMMLVFGQLEQRLKESADQLNITLASIQPNLQGKK; encoded by the exons ATGGATGCGAAAATAAAG GTACCATTGCCACACTCCCTGAAACCTAAGGTGATGCTATG GACAGATGTAAGCTACAGTGACATGGAGGAAATCGACAAAATCCAGTCCATTCCCGAGTTGGAGAG TGCTTTATGCAGTGTATTTCGTGTTGACACTCCTGAGCCGAGGAGAGGAGTTCAGCTGGAGTTGTATGTGCAGACTGTGCTGTTctgcagagagagcagcttcaacAGAGAGCAaacctctgctctcctgtccATCATCAAGTGCGTCCACCAGGCTAACACAG AAACCTCCCTCAACAACATGGAACAGTGTTTTGAATACTGCAGCGAGCTCCTGCTCTGTCACTCAGTCAGG CGGCCGCCCTTCAGTATCAACCTGTTCAGCTCTGAGGAAGTGACCCATATCTTAAAGTACATCCACAACACCTATATCAGACACTACAACCTCTACAAATATATTTTCACTCCGCAG GTACAACttgatctgtctctgtcttactCTGGGATGCCAGAGGAAGATGATCCTACCattgaagactctgctgttccAG ATGTCGAAAAGGTGATGGAAAACGAATCAGAAGCAGCACAAGAGAAAGACCAGTTTCCTGAAACACAGGAAACATTGACCACAGAGCCAGAAGGAGCCACACTGG GTTCCAAATCAGAGCTGAAGGCAATGATACAGCAGGAATTCAGAGAGGAGATGATGCTTGTGTTTGGCCAACTAGAGCAGCGACTGAAAGAAAGTGCAGATCAGCTCAATATCACACTAGCTTCCATACAGCCCAATCTCCAGGgcaaaaaataa
- the phkg2 gene encoding phosphorylase b kinase gamma catalytic chain, liver/testis isoform, whose translation MTKDIVVGDELPDWVGAKEFYQKYDPKEVIGRGVSSVVRRCVRRHTGQELAVKIIEITAEKMTVQQLEEVKTSTLKEIQVLNTVKGHSSIITLIDSYESTTFIFLVFDLMRRGELFDYLTEKVTLSEKETRSMVRALLEAVQYLHSLNIVHRDLKPENVLLDDQGHIKLSDFGFSVQLQPEESLRELCGTPGYLAPEILKCSMDEMHPGYGKEVDLWACGVILFTLLAGSPPFWHRKQMLMLRMIMEGRYQFSSPEWDDRSDTVKDLISRLLVVDPALRLNAEQALAHPFFRQYQKENVRLFSPRKSFRVLIVSVLACIRMYSRYRRARPLTREVLARDPYSLRGVRKLIDGCAFRIYGHWVKKGEQQNRAALFQNTAKIMLLDLEDFET comes from the exons ATGACCAAAGACATAGTTGTTGGAGACGAGCTGCCAGACTGGGTGGGGGCCAAAGAGTTTTACCAGAAGTATGATCCTAAAGAGGTGATTGGCAG GGGTGTGAGCAGTGTGGTGCGCAGGTGTGTGCGCAGACACACAGGACAGGAGCTGGCGGTGAAGATCATTGAAATCACAGCGGAGAAGATGACGGtccagcagctggaggaggtgaAAACCTCCACGCTGAAGGAGATCCAAGTCCTCAACACGGTGAAGGGACACTCCTCCATTA TCACTCTCATTGATTCCTATGAGTCGACAACTTTCATATTTTTGGTGTTTGACCT catgaggagaggagagctatTTGACTACCTCACAGAAAAGGTTACTCTGAGTGAAAAGGAGACTAG GAGCATGGTGCGAGCTCTGCTGGAGGCCGTCCAGTACCTCCACTCCCTCAACATCGTCCACCGGGACCTGAAACCCGAGAACGTTCTGCTGGACGACCAGGGACACATCAAGCTGTCCGACTTTGGTTTCTCTGTCCAGCTGCAGCCTGAGGAGAGTCTCAGAG AGCTTTGTGGGACGCCTGGTTATTTGGCTCCTGAGATACTGAAATGCTCGATGGATGAGATGCACCCAGGCTACGGGAAAGAGGTTGATCT CTGGGCCTGTGGAGTGATCCTCTTCACCTTACTGGCCGGCTCTCCGCCGTTCTGGCATCGCAAACAGATGCTGATGCTCAGGATGATCATGGAGGGTCGCTATCAGTTCAGCTCCCCAGAGTGGGATGACCGGTCCGACACTGTCAAAGACCTG ATATCCAGGCTGCTGGTGGTGGACCCAGCTCTCCGTCTCAATGCTGAGCAAGCCTTGGCCCATCCCTTCTTCAGGCAGTACCAGAAGGAGAACGTGCGGCTCTTCAGTCCTAGAAAGTCATTTAGG GTGCTGATAGTGAGTGTTCTGGCCTGTATTAGGATGTACAGTCGTTACCGCAGGGCCCGGCCGCTGACCCGGGAGGTGCTGGCCAGAGATCCTTACTCCCTCCGCGGCGTCCGCAAACTCATCGACGGCTGCGCCTTCCGCATCTACGGACACTGGGTGAAGAAGGGCGAGCAGCAGAACCGGGCCGCTCTCTTCCAGAACACAGCTAAAATCATGCTGCTGGACCTGGAGGACTTTGAAACTTAA
- the LOC139932829 gene encoding tumor necrosis factor receptor superfamily member 12A: MASNVFCALCGLIIAAVTNFHGVNAQKSQCSSSEFWNSDVDLCVPCASCKQYPKTPSCNTCRPIYVEETSDVWRLAAITSFSVLAVVLVGAALIIGVMVHRRKSQKRPLREPIEETAGPLYQA; this comes from the exons ATGGCTTCAAACGTCTTCTGCGCGCTGTGCGGACTTATTATTGCGGCCGTGACGAATTTCCATGGTGTGAACGCACAGAAAA GCCAATGTAGCAGTTCAGAGTTCTGGAATTCAGATGTGGATCTCTGTGTGCCATGTGCGTCATGCAAGCAATACCCGAAGACGCCATCGTGTAACACAT GTAGGCCTATATATGTAGAGGAGACATCTGATGTGTGGAGACTGGCGGCCATCACCAGTTTCTCGGTGCTGGCTGTGGTGCTGGTTGGTGCTGCGTTGATTATCGGGGTTATGGTGCATCGGCGCAAGTCACAGAAACGGCCTCTACGTG AACCCATTGAAGAAACTGCGGGGCCACTTTATCAAGCTTAA
- the LOC139932859 gene encoding tubby protein, translated as MEDPDMRQQKLDIQRTLLIKKQQRRRADTQMVTANRDARPKNRKHKAGSSDDMALLISQSQSNTSLNDAQVEHAHDNPLEEITLGECGLTTTMTSDEMPPEGPGTPRKMNLDIEKEPEPKSEVETDAQEDGKKTKKKGVKKEKAKQLEQNEGEDKDKEKNEKKTKKKDKAKGSEDTEKKDKTHEQEQKHFLELPDLETDSVVELVKSKMNKSDESDNEKEDCSQSPAPQTPKRKQQLNTSRCQISDDSKDEEIIEKEKKTGKTKKGEKSATSLASLNSNYRESSSSDSDSNERSTSPISVEDLEKFALRPAPRDVTIQCRVTRDRRGVEKGLYPTYYLHMEKEDGKRVFLMAGRKRKKCKTSNYLISTDPTDLSRDTNSYIGKLRSNVLGTKFTVYDGGENPEKKPFIKECESVRQELAAICYEKNVLGFKGPRKMTVIIPGMLENDERVCIRPKSDIETLLIRHDNGNTDNLVTLLNKSPSWNEQTHSYVLNFHGRVTQASVKNFQIVHPDNDDYIVMQFGRVAEDVFSMDYSFPMCALQAFAITLSSFDGKLACE; from the exons ATGGAGGACCCAGATATGCGTCAACAGAAGCTGGACATCCAG CGAACTCTTCTCATAAagaagcagcagaggaggagagccgaCACTCAGATGGTGACGGCCAATCGAGACGCTCGGCCCAAGAACCGGAAGCACAAGGCCGGCAGCTCAGATGACATGGCTCTGCTGATCAGCCAATCCCAGAGCAACACTTCCTTGAATG ATGCTCAGGTTGAACATGCCCATGATAATCCACTGGAGGAGATCACTCTCGGTGAGTGCGGCCTCACAACAACGATGACGTCAGATGAGATGCCTCCTGAAGGGCCTGGCACCCCCAGGAAAATGAACCTGGACATCGAGAAAGAGCCGGAGCCAAAGTCTGAAGTGGAGACTGATGCCCaggaagatggaaaaaagaccaagaagaaaggcgtgaaaaaagaaaaagccaaaC AGCTGGAACAGAACGAGGGAGAGGACAAAGACaaggagaaaaatgagaaaaaaactaAGAAGAAGGACAAAGCGAAAGGATCAGAAGACACGGAGAAGAAAGACAAGACACACGAACAAGAGC AGAAACATTTCCTGGAGCTTCCAGATCTTGAGACAGACTCAGTGGTGGAGTTGGTGAAGTCAAAGATGAATAAATCTGATGAGAGTGACAATGAAAAGGAAGACTGCTCCCAGAGTCCTGCCCCGCAAACCCCTAAGAGGAAACAACAACTCAACACAT CCAGGTGCCAAATAAGCGACGACAGCAAAGACGAGGAAATAAtcgagaaggaaaaaaaaacaggaaagacaaagaaaggggAGAAATCTGCGACGAGTCTGGCTTCACTCAACTCTAATTACAGGGAGAGTTCGTCATCAGACAGTGATTCAAATGAAAGA TCGACTTCTCCCATCTCAGTGGAGGATCTGGAGAAGTTTGCCTTGCGTCCCGCTCCGAGAGACGTGACGATCCAGTGCCGGGTCACCAGGGACAGGAGAGGCGTGGAGAAGGGACTTTACCCCACCTACTACCTCCACATGGAGAAGGAGGACGGCAAGAGG GTATTTCTGATGGCAGGCAGAAAAAGGAAGAAGTGCAAAACGTCCAACTATCTCATCTCCACTGACCCGACAGATCTGTCCAGAGATACAAACAGCTACATAGGAAAACTAAG GTCAAACGTTCTGGGCACAAAGTTCACGGTCTACGATGGAGGAGAAAACCCAGAGAAAAAACCCTTCATCAAAGAGTGTGAATCAGTCCGGCAAGAGCTGGCAGCAATTTGCTAT GAGAAGAATGTTCTAGGCTTCAAAGGTCCCAGGAAAATGACAGTGATCATCCCTGGCATGCTGGAGAATGATGAAAGAGTGTGCATCCGTCCAAAAAGT GATATTGAGACTCTACTGATCCGTCACGACAACGGCAACACAGACAACCTGGTCACCCTGCTGAACAAATCCCCCAGCTGGAACGAACAGACCCACTCCTACGTTCTCAACTTCCACGGCCGAGTCACCCAGGCCTCCGTCAAAAACTTCCAGATCGTCCACCCTGACAACG ACGATTACATAGTGATGCAGTTTGGCCGTGTGGCAGAGGATGTGTTCTCCATGGACTACAGTTTCCCCATGTGCGCCCTGCAAGCCTTCGCCatcaccctctcctcctttgATGGCAAACTGGCCTGTGAGTGA